A window from Anser cygnoides isolate HZ-2024a breed goose chromosome 1, Taihu_goose_T2T_genome, whole genome shotgun sequence encodes these proteins:
- the SYCE3 gene encoding synaptonemal complex central element protein 3, with protein sequence MARSEPQDRNYENVVKMVEDLNRDLEKLLEEMEKMTVQATWMAYDMVVMRTNPDLANSMRRLEDAFLNCKEEMEKRWQEVLRESKGEEQKKE encoded by the exons ATGGCCAGATCAGAACCTCAGGACAGAAATTATGAAAATGTGGTAAAGATGGTAGAGGACCTGAACAGAGACTTAGAGAAACTTCtggaggaaatggaaaaaatgacag TGCAGGCAACCTGGATGGCATATGACATGGTAGTAATGCGCACCAACCCAGACCTGGCCAATTCCATGAGGCGTCTGGAAGATGCCTTCCTGAATTGCAaagaagagatggagaaaagaTGGCAAGAGGTGCTAAGGGAATCTAAAGGTGAAGAGCAAAAAAAGGAGTAA